The following proteins are encoded in a genomic region of Candida albicans SC5314 chromosome 4, complete sequence:
- the CFL2 gene encoding Cfl2p (Oxidoreductase; iron utilization; Sfu1/Sef1/Hap43/Nrg1/Tup1/Rim101 regulated; alkaline/low iron/fluphenazine/ciclopirox olamine, flucytosine, fluconazole, Spider/flow model/rat catheter biofilm induced; caspofungin/amphotericin B repressed) translates to MKFFQLITFLLTFALIEASGRKPRKYSKLDTAMQACNVYIGKYGTVCASSGKKKSINWKCYCNQDPGFGTISDCLVRGYNNDTSIIDKFVDKCNMTESKFYEKYDRIQKEFKTNGTHYANKTSKTKTSSASKTSSTKASGTASVSSSTGKASSSTQKVSPTPLLINYKTFTPYKNAYAMSYNNYNISIYYGAGLLGYWAGIFVIAILANLFRKMFPRLTNYCTGAVSNAFRKYILLPATFGKKKAQPLSFGFGGFFDGLVPTRLESLIITVFVLLTGFLSALHIHHVKDNPQYATKNAELGHLIADRTGILSAFLIPLLILFGGRNNFLQWLTGWDFATFIMYHRWISRIDVLLIIVHAITFTVSDKATGKYNTRMKRDFMIWGVVATICAGFILLQAMLFFRRRCYEVFFCIHIVLVVFFVVGGFHHLDDQGYGDFMWAAIAVWVFDRAVRLGRIFFFGVRKATVSIKGGETLKIEVPKPKYWKSIAGGHAFIQFLRPTVFLQSHPFTFTTTESEDKIVFYAKIKNGITENISKYLSRLPGNTATIRVLVEGPYGEPSGAGRNCKNVVFIAGGNGIPGIYSECVDLAKKSKNQSIKLVWIIRHWKSLSWFTEELEYLKKTSVQTTVYVTQPQDYNGMKSFEQDSNSEKKSDEKDSVESPQNSFVSKIKQDLSHVEFIEGRPNIVEQVEQEIKETDGALGFVTCGHPAMVDELRSAVTKNLNASKHRVEFHEQLQTWA, encoded by the coding sequence ATGAAGTTTTTTCAGTTAATAACTTTCTTGCTAACATTTGCTTTAATTGAGGCTTCTGGCCGTAAACCGAGAAAGTACTCCAAATTGGATACTGCCATGCAAGCATGTAACGTTTATATTGGTAAATATGGTACTGTGTGTGCATCCAgtgggaaaaaaaagtcgATCAATTGGAAGTGTTACTGTAATCAAGACCCTGGTTTTGGAACAATATCCGATTGTTTAGTTCGTGgttataataatgatacCTCAATTATTGACAAGTTTGTTGACAAATGTAATATGACTGAATCAAAATTCTATGAAAAATACGACAGAATCCAGAAAGAGTTTAAAACCAATGGTACTCATTATGCCAATAAAACGTCAAAGACCAAAACAAGTTCTGCTAGCAAAACCCTGTCTACGAAAGCATCAGGAACTGCAAGTGTATCCTCCAGCACAGGTAAAGCTAGTCTGAGCACCCAAAAGGTTTCACCAACACCattattgatcaattacaaAACGTTCACACCATACAAGAATGCATATGCCATGTCGTATAATAACTATAACATTTCCATCTACTATGGTGCTGGTTTACTAGGATATTGGGCTGgtatttttgttattgCCATATTAGCAAACTTGTTTAGAAAAATGTTCCCTCGCTTAACCAACTACTGTACTGGTGCAGTTTCAAATGCTTTCAGgaaatatattttgttgCCAGCTACTTTTGGCAAAAAGAAGGCACAACCACTTtcatttggttttggtggATTCTTCGATGGTCTTGTCCCTACTAGATTAGaatcattaattattaCCGTGTTTGTGTTGTTAACTGGATTCTTGAGTGCATTACACATTCATCACGTCAAAGATAATCCACAATATGCTACTAAGAATGCTGAATTGGGCCATTTGATTGCAGACAGAACCGGTATTTTATCAGCATTCTTAATTccattattaattttatttggtgGTAGAAACAACTTCTTGCAATGGTTGACTGGCTGGGATTTTGCAACTTTTATTATGTATCACAGATGGATTTCTCGTATTGATGTGTTGTTAATCATTGTCCACGCCATTACATTTACCGTTTCTGACAAAGCCACTGGTAAATATAATACTCGTATGAAACGTGACTTTATGATTTGGGGTGTTGTCGCTACCATTTGTGCTGGTTTCATATTGCTTCAGGCAATGTTATTCTTCAGAAGAAGATGCTATGAAGTTTTCTTCTGCATTCATATTGTCttagttgttttttttgttgttggtgggTTCCATCATTTAGACGACCAAGGGTATGGTGACTTTATGTGGGCTGCTATTGCAGTCTGGGTATTTGATCGAGCTGTTCGTTTGGGCagaatatttttctttggaGTCAGAAAGGCTACTGTTTCCATTAAAGGTGGAGAAACATTGAAGATAGAAGTTCCCAAACCAAAATATTGGAAATCGATTGCTGGTGGACATGCATTCATCCAATTTTTAAGACCAACAGTATTTTTACAAAGTCACCCATTCACTTTTACTACTACTGAATCAGAAGATAAAATTGTATTCTATGCAAAAATCAAGAATGGTATCACTGAAAACATTTCCAAATACTTGTCACGTTTGCCAGGCAACACAGCTACCATCAGGGTGTTGGTAGAAGGTCCATATGGCGAGCCAAGTGGAGCTGGTCGTAATTGCAAAAACGTCGTTTTCATTGctggtggtaatggtatTCCAGGTATTTACTCTGAATGTGTTGATTTAGCcaagaaatcaaagaaCCAGTCAATCAAGTTGGTTTGGATTATAAGACACTGGAAGTCTTTGAGTTGGTTTACGGAAGAGTTAGAGTACTTGAAGAAAACAAGTGTTCAAACCACAGTATATGTCACTCAACCTCAAGATTACAATGGCATGAAATCTTTTGAACAAGACTCAAATTCTGAAAAGAAATCAGATGAGAAAGATTCAGTTGAATCACCTCAAAActcttttgtttcaaaaatcaaacaagaCTTGTCACATGTTGAGTTTATCGAAGGACGTCCAAACATTGTTGAACAAGTTGAACAAGAAATCAAGGAAACAGACGGTGCACTTGGGTTCGTTACGTGTGGACATCCTGCCATGGTTGATGAATTGAGGTCTGCTGTAACCAAGAACTTGAATGCATCGAAACATAGAGTTGAATTCCATGAACAATTACAAACATGGGCTTAA
- a CDS encoding transport protein particle complex II subunit (Ortholog(s) have Rab guanyl-nucleotide exchange factor activity and role in CVT pathway, early endosome to Golgi transport, intra-Golgi vesicle-mediated transport, macroautophagy, regulation of GTPase activity), with translation MANPVKIGYYDPFGIYPLIKDELNKISPISSLHIRFHPSQPLKTIHDLSLEFTEEIPKKSESSTSENYNVYTRLMLIKIESLDKYRSQVRPLIKEWLKNLVFNEKVNGSSPSWMILLYVPSDAKDKQSTIIKMSHYDKLLKDFSNEGGKELAALFAESTSPTASVGAQNSESTGYCFKFKQHEFELNEFLVQIKNLLGFTFNQKYHLNSDLITTSGDHENNSLTKYVATYNLAELFYDMKLFNDCINFFNRLSEQLNTLVENNPNLFIYKVDLPAKVFSNKFDFKKFYNNKCQHMHDVNSFTNVNLFELKCFIFFRQASTLEMLVNKNLNNSISLAELQISKLLRNLVLFLNDLLQVFQNEQALIEFEYSIIEYFLNLDIVNKLIEQATKLYEAEPANNNNSYQLKRLFESRGELKLSQRSSLIKLARENSIEIKGLDQVFEDVSLDEEEGPKQSKDSTEQVKLDLKHPKLLQAIQSKDSFVDEFTKLTEGILEDFMGCDRSKTIDVLSIDLAILNYEKGDYSECLQILHDSYDFFIQNGWNYLGGILLEIYYGCMEKTQSTNFEEILSTCLKLLSCLVANHTDINSFRLINNKLQIKKLFDRIEVYANKLDPTKKFERSLNQFFKTDILPYISADESTSRDKYLIRLKLKNPFSLGFVFKHVELIMVDEEGSEIVFHAENVEISDKIDNTIQLSTNNFILGSFSPYRLTIQFYNSLFLVLDYGEKELQMNHASFLSDTVIEHNGNNNDVFVYDGLTPMSVFKPRHEKTLLAYQNINKLTAQFCCANDLKLGSTEVVLKIKNGSNPIHDVRINLFSTTEGLTVVDPDLKVSKLDSHESQTFLIPYNFVRSVNKIINMRAKIEYKVDNEEQYSFQVSYNIDTALTISVTVQDIFKRDFIYSKFQVGTSNPKYPIRIINNDLTTESNYEIIKPSKFPSYDIIAFGEQPSNFFYKIKPKSNKVYLNDTLSLKVDYTNLQEECEEYVSQEIIHQLERIKLVKYWYLIKDVIVSKLTFDLNGFAVYKTIRFLNGLELNLLAERIILQYVESSMDQKNLVKLMSNLLVNHNFETPIDSYEYNNVLHLHISVPVPVLKYLQIVEYEYDKKQYTVGEPINVNLKINTVTRWCPKDRDREFDDSEHESQPLAVSSPQRNKRKNSDNNSDNSILITNRDQFQLVIQQDDNWLMSGFKRFTFNGGQETTKQLTLIPLTVGKIPLPQVSIKELTDGVNLSIDDEDDDDSDDIDIEFINGSETILVIPEVNSITFSF, from the coding sequence ATGGCCAATCCAGTTAAGATTGGATACTATGATCCATTTGGCATATATCCATTGATTAAAGATGAACTCAACAAAATATCTCCTATACTGAGTTTACACATAAGGTTTCATCCTTCACAACCtttgaaaacaattcaTGATTTGTCACTTGAATTCACAGAAGAGATTCCCAAAAAGTCGGAGTCCTCTACTCTGGAGAATTACAATGTTTACACCAGACTAATGCTTATTAAGATAGAATCATTGGACAAGTATCGTAGCCAAGTGAGACCGTTAATCAAAGAATGGTTGAAGAATCTTGtttttaatgaaaaagtgAATGGCTCTTCACCATCATGGATGATTCTACTATATGTACCCTCCGATGCCAAGGATAAACAGTCAACGATTATTAAAATGTCTCACTATGACAAACTATTGAAGGATTTTAGTAATGAAGGAGGTAAGGAATTGGCAGCTCTATTTGCCGAATCTACTTCGCCTACTGCATCTGTCGGTGCTCAGAACAGCGAATCAACTGGGTACtgttttaaattcaaacagcatgaatttgaattgaacgaatttcttgttcaaattaaaaaccTATTGGGGTTTACATTTAACCAAAAGTATCATTTGAATCTGGATTTGATAACGACAAGTGGCGATCACGAAAACAATTCGTTGACGAAATATGTGGCAACTTATAACTTAGCCGAATTGTTCTATGATATGAAGCTATTTAATGATTGtatcaactttttcaatcGGTTATCAGAGCAATTAAACACCTTGGTTGAGAATAAtccaaatttatttatatataaagtTGACTTACCAGCCAAAGTTTTCTcgaataaatttgatttcaaaaagttTTATAACAATAAATGCCAACATATGCATGACGTCAACTCGTTTACCAATGtgaatttatttgaattgaaatgctttatatttttcagaCAAGCATCCACGCTTGAAATGTTAGTTAACAAAAACTTGAACAATTCCATCTCATTAGCAGAATTACAAATTTCCAAGCTTTTACGAAATTTGGTACTATTTTTAAATGACTTGTTACAGGTATTTCAAAACGAGCAAGCTTTAATAGAATTTGAGTACTCGATAATCGAGTATTTCTTGAATTTAGATATAGTCAATAAACTTATCGAGCAAGCTACAAAACTTTATGAAGCTGAACCAGcaaataacaacaattcaTATCAACTAAAAAGATTGTTTGAGTCAAGAGGAGAACTCAAGTTACTGCAGAGATCTAGTTTGATCAAATTGGCACGTGAAAATAGCATCGAAATTAAAGGTTTGGATCAGGTTTTTGAGGATGTCTCTCTTGACGAAGAGGAAGGACCAAAACAATCTAAAGATTCTACAGAACAAGTCAAACTAGATTTAAAGCACCCAAAACTATTACAGGCAATACAAAGTAAGGATTCATTCGTTGATGAGTTTACTAAACTAACTGAAGGAATACTTGAAGATTTTATGGGCTGTGATAGATCAAAAACTATAGATGTATTATCCATAGATTTAGCCATATTAAACTACGAGAAAGGTGATTATAGTGAATGTTTACAAATCTTACACGACTCATACGATTTCTTTATTCAGAATGGATGGAACTATTTAGGTGGCATATTATTAGAAATCTATTATGGATGTATGGAGAAAACTCAATCTACcaattttgaagaaatattgAGTACTTGCTTAAAATTATTGTCATGTTTAGTTGCTAATCATACTGATATCAATTCTTTCAGATTGATTAATAACAAGttacaaattaaaaaattgtttgacAGAATTGAAGTCTATGCAAATAAGTTAGATCCCACCAAGAAATTCGAAAGATCGTTGAACCAGTTTTTCAAAACCGACATACTTCCGTATATAAGTGCCGATGAATCCACATCGAGggataaatatttgatcCGATTGAAACTTAAGAACCCCTTCTCCTTGGGATTTGTCTTCAAACATGTTGAATTGATTATGGTGGACGAAGAAGGATCAGAAATAGTCTTTCATGCTGAGAATGTTGAGATTTCAGACAAGATAGACAACacaattcaattatcaaccaataattttatattgGGGTCGTTCTCACCATATCGTTTGACAATTCAGTTCTATAatagtttatttttggtaTTAGACTATGGAGAGAAGGAATTACAAATGAATCATGCTTCTTTTTTAAGTGATACAGTGATTGAACATAAcggtaataataatgacgTGTTTGTTTATGATGGTTTGACTCCAATGTCTGTATTTAAACCAAGACACGAGAAAACACTTTTGGCGTATCAgaatatcaataaattgactGCCCAGTTTTGTTGTGCCAATGACTTGAAATTGGGTTCCACAGAAGTAGTTTTAAAGATCAAAAATGGAAGCAATCCTATCCACGATGTTagaataaatttgttttccACCACAGAGGGACTAACAGTAGTCGACCCGGATTTGAAAGTCAGCAAACTTGATTCACATGAAAGTCAAACTTTTTTAATCCCTTACAATTTTGTCAGGTCAgttaataaaatcattaatatgAGAGCAAAGATTGAATACAAAGTTGATAATGAGGAGCAATACAGTTTCCAAGTTTCCTATAACATAGACACTGCATTAACTATATCAGTTACTGTCCAAGACATATTCAAACGGGATTTTATATATTCAAAGTTTCAAGTGGGCACATCCAATCCCAAGTACCCCATtagaatcatcaacaatgaTCTAACCACTGAGTCAAACTATGAAATAATCAAACCAAGTAAATTCCCTTCGTATGATATTATCGCATTTGGCGAACAACCCAGTAATTTCTTTTACAAAATCAAGCCCAAAAGCAACAAAGTGTATCTCAACGATACTTTAAGCTTGAAAGTTGACTACACCAATTTGCAAGAAGAGTGTGAAGAGTATGTTTCTCAAGAGATAATACACCAATTGGAACGCATCAAATTGGTCAAGTATTGGTATTTGATTAAGGATGTCATTGTCAGTAAATTAACATTTGATCTAAATGGTTTTGCAGTATACAAGACGATTAGATTCTTGAATGGattagaattgaatttactAGCAGAGAGAATTATTTTGCAATATGTGGAAAGCTCAATGGATCAGAAGAATTTGGTCAAATTAATGCTGAATTTACTTGTGAATCATAACTTTGAAACACCCATAGATTCATATGAATACAATAATGTTCTTCATTTACACATTTCAGTTCCAGTTCCTGTTTTGAAGTATTTGCAAATAGTTGAATATGAGTATGACAAAAAACAGTACACTGTTGGAGAACCTATCAAtgtcaatttgaaaatcaataCAGTAACAAGATGGTGCCCCAAAGACCGAGATCGTGAATTTGACGACAGTGAACATGAATCCCAACCTCTTGCTGTGTCGTCGCCCCAAAGAAATAAGAGGAAAAATAGCGATAACAATAGTGACAATTCCATATTAATTACCAACAGGGATCAGTTTCAATTAGTGATACAACAAGACGATAATTGGTTAATGTCAGGGTTCAAGCGTTTTACATTTAATGGTGGGCAGGAAACGACCAAACAATTGACTTTAATTCCACTAACTGTTGGTAAGATACCGTTACCTCAAGTGTCAATCAAAGAATTGACAGATGGTGTAAATCTTAGCATTgacgatgaagatgatgatgacagTGATGATATAGATATCGAGTTTATTAACGGACTGGAAACTATTTTAGTAATACCAGAGGTAAATAGTATTACTTTTTCATTCTAG
- a CDS encoding uncharacterized protein (Protein of unknown function; transcript detected on high-resolution tiling arrays) yields MYNFYTIDEDFRITFIPFTQEDTFSKNYEYWKTILTNELEQLVVSIKGKNFSISIETKEEPMYVASLRVPWGHVKQCEYIFKSEFLQEKDVILATQLPKKATLQTFTTPMVNAYFGGKIERG; encoded by the coding sequence ATGTATAATTTCTACACgattgatgaagattttAGAATTACGTTTATTCCTTTTACACAAGAGGATACGTTCTCCAAAAATTATGAATATTGGAAAACAATATTAACGAATGAATTGGAACAACTTGTTGTTTCAATCAAAGGaaaaaatttctcaatTTCGATTGAGACAAAAGAGGAACCAATGTATGTGGCTTCATTAAGAGTTCCTTGGGGCCATGTCAAACAATGTGAATACATTTTTAAATCTGAATTCCTTCAAGAGAAGGATGTTATACTTGCAACCCAACTTCCGAAAAAAGCCACCTTACAAACATTCACCACTCCAATGGTGAATGCGTATTTCGGTGGTAAAATTGAAAGGGGA
- a CDS encoding uncharacterized protein (Ortholog of S. cerevisiae : CAJ1, C. glabrata CBS138 : CAGL0L00957g, C. dubliniensis CD36 : Cd36_45380, C. parapsilosis CDC317 : CPAR2_500650 and Candida tenuis NRRL Y-1498 : CANTEDRAFT_132273): MVKDTTYYDILQVEVTATDVELKKAYRKQAIKLHPDKNANDPKAAEKFQELGEAYGILSNPESRKIYDEFGVEGMKENPTMQQAADIDPAEFFNMIFGGDSFKQWIGELSMLNDMSRMGEIITEDEVELDNVEEESKSGKQHGATDSLNESVQTLTISDNNNNNNTKVSSSNNKPTSNLTSEEIKKLKKQKINEQQREQMLKYQEEAKQAKLKRIDDLTSALLKRIENYQLSKNNKEALDSFTRKLQTEFEDMKIESFGIQLLHLIGKIYIDKANATIHASKTFGVSKIFTSVKSKTETVKNGYSILKTAVDAQLSIEQMVKEQEQFLLAQEEGHQPTQEELVKQAEMERIITGKFLATAWATTKFEVTDILRKVCHNVLRDKTISKKERVARAEALLYIGKEMSKVERSPEEEEEARIFEEMMAEAQAKKSSKKQKSMNNKELEEYMKKMAAENAEAEEN, from the coding sequence atgGTGAAAGATACAACATATTATGATATCTTACAAGTTGAGGTGACAGCAACTGAcgttgaattgaaaaaagctTATAGAAAGCAAGCTATCAAATTGCACCCTGATAAAAATGCCAATGATCCTAAAGCTgctgaaaaatttcaagaattgGGCGAAGCGTACGGTATTTTACTGAATCCTGAAAGTAGAAAGATATATGATGAGTTTGGGGTTGAAGGAATGAAGGAAAATCCAACCATGCAACAAGCTGCCGATATAGATCCTGCggaatttttcaatatgatttttggtggtgattCATTCAAGCAATGGATCGGAGAATTGAGTATGTTGAACGATATGTCGAGAATGGGGGAGATTATTACTGAAGATGAAGTAGAATTAGATAATGTTGAAGAGGAAAGTAAACTGGGAAAACAGCATGGAGCTACTGATTCATTGAATGAGTCTGTTCAAACATTGACAATTTCtgataacaacaacaacaataatactaaGGTATCcagcagcaacaataaACCAACATCAAACTTAACTTcagaagaaatcaaaaaattgaagaaacaaaagatCAATGAACAACAAAGAGAACAAATGTTAAAGTACCAAGAAGAAGCTAAACAAGCTAAGTTGAAACGTATAGATGATTTAACAAGTGCATTgttaaaaagaattgagAACTATCAATTGTCTAAAAACAATAAGGAAGCATTGGACAGTTTCACAAGAAAATTACAAACAGAATTTGAGGAtatgaaaattgaaagttttGGGATTCAATTGTTGCATTTGATTGGTAAAATCTATATTGACAAAGCCAATGCTACTATTCATGCATCAAAAACTTTTGGTgtatcaaaaattttcactTCGGTTAAATCAAAGACAGAAACAGTCAAAAATggttattcaattttgaaaaccGCAGTTGATGCTCAGTTATCAATTGAACAGATGGTTAAGgaacaagaacaatttttattagCACAGGAAGAAGGACACCAGCCAACTCAAGAGGAATTGGTAAAACAAGCAGAAATGGAAAGAATCATCACCGGTAAATTCTTAGCTACTGCATGGGCAACTACAAAGTTTGAAGTCACCGATATCTTGCGTAAAGTTTGTCATAATGTATTGCGTGATAAAACCATTTCCAAGAAGGAACGAGTTGCTAGAGCAGAAGCATTGTTGTATATCGGTAAAGAGATGTCGAAAGTTGAAAGGTCCCctgaagaggaagaagaagcaaGAATATTTGAGGAAATGATGGCAGAGGCTCAAGCCAAGAAATCTTCCAAAAAGcaaaaatcaatgaatAACAAGGAGTTAGAAGAATATATGAAGAAAATGGCTGCTGAGAATGCTGAAGCAGAGGAAAATTGA
- a CDS encoding uncharacterized protein (Ortholog(s) have cysteine desulfurase activity, role in iron-sulfur cluster assembly and L-cysteine desulfurase complex, extrinsic component of mitochondrial inner membrane, mitochondrial matrix localization), giving the protein MANSKQILSLYKQLLEKAYKFDNYNFKEYSKRKIVETFKANKSLTNENEINQFYNEGINQLALLYRQTTISQLYTFDKLVVEPLKKHQ; this is encoded by the coding sequence ATGGCgaattcaaaacaaattttacTGTTATACaaacaattattagaaaaagCATACAAGTTTGATAACTACAACTTCAAGGAATATTCCAAGAGAAAAATCGTTGAAACATTTAAGGCTAACAAATCCCTAACGAacgaaaatgaaataaaccAGTTTTATAACGAAGgtataaatcaattggcATTATTGTATAGACAAACGACCATTTCCCAGTTGTACACTTTTGACAAATTGGTGGTTGAACCATTAAAGAAACATCAATAA
- a CDS encoding uncharacterized protein (Protein of unknown function; transcript detected on high-resolution tiling arrays; rat catheter biofilm induced), giving the protein MNFRTIPPILLMELNNMFSNIRWSIGPAFRFNTHSITENNVSRTRIASISEQKKTFRFPFWGNASSSNLHFLSHQKKKKRDYYFCRHLLSTYQSSQYDPRKSKSKYSFCTIFC; this is encoded by the coding sequence ATGAATTTCAGAACTATTCCTCCAATTCTACTAATGGAACTAAATAATATGTTTAGTAATATAAGATGGAGTATTGGCCCAGCATTTCGGTTTAATACACATTCCATTACAGAGAACAATGTGTCTCGCACAAGAATTGCGTCGATCTCtgagcaaaaaaaaacgttTCGATTTCCTTTTTGGGGCAACGCCTCCTCCTCCAACCTCCATTTTCTCAGCcaccagaaaaaaaaaaagagggaCTACTACTTTTGCCGCCACTTGTTATCAACGTATCAATCATCACAATATGATCCGCGTAAAAGCAAGtcaaaatattctttttgcACCATTTTTTGTTGA